One genomic region from Halorussus rarus encodes:
- a CDS encoding dihydrodipicolinate synthase family protein — protein sequence MNGTGVPLVTPFDEDGTLDADRLRDLVAWVEDRGVDFVVPCGSNSEAELMGVEERARVVDVVADETDLPVLAGTGHPGLSETLRQTELAAEAGADAALVVTPFYYGHGEEAIEEYYLEVADESQIPIYLYSVPAYTDVKLSPDLVGRLAAHDNVAGMKDSSGDISTFQRERRRTADEEFDLFVGSGGVYAHALAAGADGGVLALANVAPERASEIYKLHQGGDDAAARQLNAELVELNHAVTAEHGVPGLKAAMAERDAPAGYPRSPHREVSEDVRAKVADLVEDATP from the coding sequence ATGAACGGAACCGGCGTGCCGCTCGTGACGCCATTCGACGAGGACGGGACGCTCGACGCCGACCGCCTCCGCGACCTGGTCGCGTGGGTCGAGGACCGCGGCGTGGACTTCGTGGTGCCCTGCGGGTCGAACAGCGAGGCCGAACTGATGGGCGTCGAGGAGCGCGCCCGCGTCGTCGACGTCGTCGCCGACGAGACCGACCTCCCGGTGCTCGCGGGGACGGGTCACCCCGGGCTGTCCGAGACGCTCCGCCAGACCGAACTCGCCGCGGAGGCGGGCGCAGACGCCGCGCTGGTGGTGACGCCGTTCTACTACGGCCACGGCGAGGAGGCCATAGAGGAGTACTACCTGGAGGTGGCCGACGAGAGCCAAATCCCGATCTACCTCTACAGCGTGCCGGCCTACACCGACGTCAAGCTCTCGCCCGACCTGGTCGGCCGGCTCGCCGCCCACGACAACGTCGCGGGGATGAAGGACTCGAGCGGCGACATCAGTACCTTCCAGCGCGAGCGCCGCCGGACCGCCGACGAGGAGTTCGACCTGTTCGTGGGCAGCGGCGGCGTCTACGCCCACGCGCTGGCCGCGGGCGCCGACGGCGGCGTCCTGGCGCTGGCGAACGTCGCCCCCGAGCGCGCCAGCGAGATCTACAAGCTCCACCAGGGCGGCGACGACGCCGCGGCCCGCCAGCTCAACGCCGAGCTGGTCGAGCTCAACCACGCGGTGACCGCCGAGCACGGCGTGCCGGGGCTGAAGGCCGCGATGGCCGAGCGCGACGCCCCCGCGGGATACCCCCGCAGCCCGCACCGGGAGGTCTCCGAGGACGTGCGCGCGAAGGTCGCTGACCTGGTCGAGGACGCGACGCCGTAG
- a CDS encoding carboxylate--amine ligase, whose amino-acid sequence MSPADDDSPSVLVPTGVAPYSYPCLRSLGRRGVRTVAASERDHVPVFASRFCDETAALPAPDENLVAYKDALLDLAAREDVKTVIPIREYDVYVLSKYREEFTEHVAVEVPPIDALERVHDRVKLAEAAEAAGVPVPDTRRFDAVDDWDGEHVVKSRYNLLADAYVDTHGPTEAEEVNSVTHVRPGEVPDREEVLDEMRHAPIVQEYVPSSDEYMFAGLYDEGEPVATFQHRQIRGNSYTGGGGVYRESTYDPELERVARDLLAELDWHGLACIEYMEHAETGEYYLTEINPRMWQSLPSTVRAGADFPHYYWLQSRGRADQVDPDFDLGVGSHLLYGELGYVASVLRDESPFVERPTLRETAWEIGESMARQPRFDFLRLDDPRPFVHGVLQTLSKSD is encoded by the coding sequence ATGTCTCCGGCTGACGACGATTCCCCGTCGGTCCTCGTACCCACAGGCGTCGCGCCCTACAGCTACCCCTGCCTGCGGTCGCTGGGCCGGCGCGGAGTCCGCACCGTCGCGGCCTCCGAGCGCGACCACGTCCCGGTGTTCGCCTCGCGGTTCTGCGACGAGACCGCCGCGCTGCCGGCGCCGGACGAGAACCTGGTGGCGTACAAGGACGCGCTGCTCGACCTCGCCGCCCGCGAGGACGTGAAGACCGTGATACCGATTCGGGAGTACGACGTCTACGTGCTCTCGAAGTACCGCGAGGAGTTCACGGAGCACGTCGCCGTGGAGGTCCCCCCTATCGACGCGCTGGAGCGGGTCCACGACCGGGTGAAACTCGCCGAAGCGGCCGAGGCGGCAGGGGTGCCGGTCCCCGACACCCGCCGGTTCGACGCGGTCGACGACTGGGACGGCGAGCACGTCGTCAAGTCCCGGTACAATCTGCTGGCCGACGCGTACGTCGACACCCACGGGCCGACCGAGGCCGAGGAGGTCAACAGCGTCACCCACGTCCGGCCCGGCGAGGTCCCGGACCGCGAGGAGGTGTTAGACGAGATGCGCCACGCGCCCATCGTCCAGGAGTACGTCCCGTCGAGCGACGAGTACATGTTCGCGGGGCTGTACGACGAGGGCGAACCGGTCGCCACCTTCCAGCACCGCCAGATCCGGGGCAACTCCTACACCGGCGGCGGCGGGGTCTACCGCGAGTCGACGTACGACCCGGAACTCGAACGAGTGGCCCGCGACCTGCTCGCAGAACTCGACTGGCACGGGCTGGCCTGCATCGAGTACATGGAGCACGCCGAGACCGGCGAGTACTACCTGACCGAGATCAACCCCCGGATGTGGCAGTCGCTGCCCTCGACGGTCCGGGCGGGCGCGGACTTCCCCCACTACTACTGGCTCCAGTCGCGGGGCCGGGCCGACCAGGTCGACCCCGACTTCGACCTCGGGGTCGGGAGCCACCTGCTGTACGGCGAACTCGGCTACGTCGCCAGCGTGCTCCGCGACGAGTCGCCGTTCGTCGAGCGCCCGACGCTCCGGGAGACCGCCTGGGAGATCGGCGAGTCGATGGCCCGCCAGCCCCGGTTCGACTTCCTCCGGCTCGACGACCCCCGGCCGTTCGTCCACGGGGTGCTCCAGACGCTGTCGAAGAGCGATTGA
- a CDS encoding extracellular solute-binding protein produces MREQRSRRDLLKVTGGLGVAGLAGCVGGQSTDGQGTTTDDGETTTGGDGTTTTEGADDTPTPSSDSMTVFHAGSLAPPFSAAEPKVEEKYGVTVNREAKGSVGSTKKITAQGRSADVLGVSDFRLIRDMVVPDYGSWYAVFATNAMSLQYRDDSPGADEIGPDNWWEVLSRDDVTVGHSDPAIDPGGYRAVMAMQLGKEQFEGERLYDEQTFEKIRDNMTVPTGTETKLEGQLKSGKLDYALYYRSIASQSGLPYVDLQPHVDLSKLNETYAQHYAKAEVEAGGNTYVGAPIAYGITVPSVAEAPVRGAQWVQYMITEPGRKILKSKGLIPKTPAVVTEDGDVPDRVAEHAEAKTSVGPLQL; encoded by the coding sequence ATGAGGGAACAACGCTCGCGCAGGGACCTGCTGAAGGTGACAGGCGGGCTCGGAGTGGCGGGACTCGCGGGGTGTGTCGGCGGGCAGTCGACCGACGGCCAGGGAACCACGACCGACGACGGGGAGACGACGACCGGGGGCGACGGAACCACGACCACCGAGGGAGCCGACGACACGCCGACTCCCTCGTCGGACTCGATGACCGTCTTCCACGCCGGCAGCCTCGCGCCGCCGTTCAGTGCGGCCGAGCCGAAGGTCGAGGAGAAGTACGGCGTGACGGTCAATCGCGAGGCCAAGGGGTCGGTGGGCTCCACCAAGAAGATCACCGCCCAGGGCCGGAGCGCCGACGTGCTGGGCGTCTCGGACTTCCGGCTCATCAGAGACATGGTCGTACCCGACTACGGCAGCTGGTACGCCGTCTTCGCGACCAACGCGATGTCGCTGCAGTACCGCGATGACTCGCCCGGCGCCGACGAGATCGGCCCGGACAACTGGTGGGAGGTGCTCTCCCGCGACGACGTGACGGTCGGCCACAGCGACCCCGCCATCGACCCCGGCGGCTACCGCGCCGTGATGGCGATGCAGCTCGGCAAGGAGCAGTTCGAGGGCGAGCGGCTCTACGACGAGCAGACGTTCGAGAAGATCCGGGACAACATGACCGTGCCGACCGGGACCGAGACCAAACTGGAGGGCCAGCTCAAGTCCGGCAAGCTCGACTACGCGCTCTACTACCGGTCGATCGCCTCCCAGTCGGGGCTGCCGTACGTCGACCTCCAGCCCCACGTCGACCTCTCGAAGCTGAACGAGACGTACGCCCAGCACTACGCGAAGGCCGAGGTGGAGGCGGGCGGCAACACCTACGTCGGCGCGCCCATCGCCTACGGCATCACGGTGCCGAGCGTGGCCGAGGCCCCGGTCCGGGGCGCCCAGTGGGTCCAGTACATGATCACCGAGCCGGGTCGGAAGATCCTGAAGAGCAAGGGGCTCATCCCGAAGACGCCCGCGGTCGTCACGGAGGACGGCGACGTGCCCGACCGGGTGGCCGAGCACGCGGAGGCAAAGACTTCAGTGGGTCCCCTCCAACTCTGA
- a CDS encoding ABC transporter permease: MSTDTESGRETARGETGRRGDAAGRQADGSTASARTPADERRLASRVGTGTAVLAVLVVQLVAFAVAFRAGYPGAYAGFAVFSAGAVAAYRRRGAFGVLAATLGTTLLVALGLPLLMLVARQDPALVAEMAADPGVQQALYLSVYAPLLAAGASVALGVPLALVLARGFPGQQLVESLVDLPLVVPHSVAGLAILFGFGEGGAFGGVEFTIPIIDFTFEFAVLQTMLGMVLAMTFVSAPFAVNAAREAFESVPTRVEWAARTLGANRFETFRRVTAPLAWRGVLTGGVLAWARAVSEFGAVAIVAYSVEFFYPPKGEITAQHAPVFIYNTYLSSGLDRSGAVAVLLLALSALIFLLVRTVAYDEGGWP; this comes from the coding sequence GTGAGCACTGACACCGAGTCGGGACGCGAGACCGCACGGGGCGAGACCGGCCGGCGGGGCGACGCCGCCGGCCGACAGGCGGACGGCTCGACCGCCTCGGCCCGGACCCCGGCCGACGAGCGCCGCCTCGCGTCACGGGTCGGCACCGGCACCGCCGTCCTCGCGGTCCTCGTCGTCCAACTGGTCGCGTTCGCGGTCGCGTTCCGCGCCGGCTATCCGGGTGCGTACGCCGGCTTCGCGGTCTTCTCGGCGGGCGCCGTCGCGGCCTACCGCCGGCGGGGCGCCTTCGGCGTCCTCGCGGCGACGCTCGGCACCACACTGCTCGTGGCGCTCGGCCTGCCGCTGCTGATGCTGGTCGCCCGGCAGGACCCCGCGCTCGTCGCCGAGATGGCCGCCGATCCCGGAGTCCAGCAGGCGCTGTACCTCTCGGTGTACGCGCCCCTGCTGGCCGCCGGCGCAAGCGTCGCGCTCGGCGTCCCGCTGGCGCTCGTCCTCGCCCGCGGCTTCCCGGGGCAGCAGCTTGTCGAGAGCCTCGTCGACCTCCCGCTGGTGGTCCCCCACAGCGTCGCCGGCCTCGCCATCCTCTTCGGCTTCGGGGAGGGCGGCGCGTTCGGGGGCGTGGAGTTCACGATTCCGATCATCGACTTCACGTTCGAGTTCGCGGTCCTCCAGACCATGCTCGGGATGGTGCTGGCGATGACGTTCGTCTCGGCGCCGTTCGCCGTCAACGCGGCCCGGGAGGCGTTCGAGTCGGTGCCGACCCGGGTCGAGTGGGCCGCCCGCACACTGGGCGCGAACCGGTTCGAGACGTTCCGGCGGGTGACCGCGCCGCTGGCCTGGCGGGGCGTGCTGACCGGCGGCGTGCTGGCGTGGGCCCGGGCGGTCTCGGAGTTCGGCGCGGTCGCCATCGTGGCCTACAGCGTCGAGTTCTTCTACCCTCCGAAAGGGGAGATCACGGCCCAGCACGCCCCCGTCTTCATCTACAACACGTACCTGTCGTCGGGGCTGGACCGGTCGGGCGCGGTCGCCGTCCTGCTGCTGGCGCTGTCGGCGCTCATCTTCCTGCTGGTCCGGACCGTCGCGTACGACGAGGGGGGCTGGCCGTGA
- a CDS encoding ABC transporter ATP-binding protein — MTLDVSVSAAFTAAGADRFEVTADLSVDDGETLVVLGPSGSGKSLLLETVAGFHDHEGRIALDGRDLTDAPPEDRGLGFVFQDYALFPHMTVRRNVAFGRKYHDARDPDDLLAEFGVADLADRYPPTLSGGESQRVALARALAVRPDAFLLDEPLSALDVPTRQTLREVLADVLADQTAVYVTHNRTTARAVADRVAVIRGGEIVQTGTPEAVFERPDSPFVARFTGANCLELDDGALAVPGGRLELDGTREADPRDEPGGTGDETATADDGGTPGGPATHLAVRPEHVALDPADPDFAAPVTRVVREDGRSRVALDVAGQRLDAYADAPPANAAPTADPSAAEDSRIAEGSQVGVALPRNRLTVLSE, encoded by the coding sequence GTGACTCTGGACGTTTCCGTCAGCGCCGCCTTCACCGCCGCGGGCGCCGACCGGTTCGAGGTGACCGCGGACCTCTCGGTCGACGACGGCGAGACCCTGGTCGTGCTCGGCCCCAGCGGGTCGGGCAAGAGCCTGCTGCTGGAGACCGTCGCGGGCTTCCACGACCACGAGGGCCGGATCGCGCTCGACGGCCGGGACCTGACCGACGCGCCGCCCGAGGACCGAGGACTCGGCTTCGTCTTCCAGGACTACGCGCTGTTCCCCCACATGACGGTCCGGCGGAACGTCGCCTTCGGCCGGAAGTACCACGACGCGCGCGACCCCGACGACCTGCTGGCGGAGTTCGGCGTGGCCGACCTCGCCGACCGCTACCCGCCGACCCTCTCTGGCGGGGAGTCCCAGCGGGTCGCGCTCGCCCGCGCGCTCGCGGTCCGGCCCGACGCCTTCCTGCTCGACGAACCCCTCTCGGCGCTCGACGTGCCGACCCGCCAGACGCTGCGGGAGGTGCTGGCCGACGTGCTGGCCGACCAGACCGCGGTGTACGTCACCCACAACCGGACGACCGCCCGGGCCGTCGCCGACCGGGTGGCGGTCATCCGCGGCGGCGAGATCGTGCAGACCGGCACGCCCGAGGCCGTCTTCGAGCGCCCCGACTCGCCGTTCGTCGCCCGGTTCACGGGCGCGAACTGCCTCGAACTCGACGACGGCGCGCTCGCGGTGCCCGGCGGTCGCCTCGAACTCGACGGGACTCGCGAGGCAGACCCCCGAGACGAGCCCGGTGGGACCGGGGACGAAACGGCCACGGCCGACGATGGCGGGACCCCGGGCGGGCCGGCCACCCACCTCGCCGTCCGGCCCGAGCACGTGGCGCTCGACCCCGCGGATCCGGACTTCGCGGCGCCGGTGACCCGGGTCGTCCGCGAGGACGGCCGGAGCCGGGTCGCGCTCGACGTGGCGGGCCAGCGACTCGACGCCTACGCCGACGCGCCGCCCGCGAACGCGGCGCCGACCGCCGACCCCTCGGCCGCGGAGGACTCCCGGATCGCCGAGGGCTCGCAGGTCGGGGTCGCGCTCCCCCGAAACCGACTGACCGTGCTCTCGGAGTGA
- a CDS encoding LEA type 2 family protein produces the protein MSIVGGTLGKVAAVLAVGLVVSAVGVGAALSTGVVSLESPTVESVDNEWGEVTAERTGIETRLVVNNPNGVGVPGVAKVKYDVAMNDVTVAKGSSGLSLSPGRNELALRTHIDNGKIPAWWASHINNGEETTLSVRPSVSAAFLSRDLPAYDRTFETDMLSSFDSDAAQSVEVGGRTLLTVAGTDASWGTATENRTPLRFAATVRNPNGAPVTFSKLGYEVSMNDVTVAEGTAEGGVEIPANATDTIDVNATLDNRKLDEWWVSHLRNDETTTLDVSVYAVDETGEETRRVPLSFMSKQVVFETDVLGGGKPSTRAVDAGEGFDFAPPTVASVERDWSATDAGTRFSNTVVVDNPNGANSTLSDVALDAEYRVALNDVTLVEDGTEATLAPGRTELEFGGNVGDRTIKRWWVSHVENGERTALTTESRAVADLGFARLPVGLPAENRTFETDMLGGFASGDEAVTVRGRTVARLHDVNATWGDATLARSPMVIAGKVTNERSRPLTVVKFGYEITANDVVLADNESRVGTTIPGGTTQDIETTGYLDNDRIPEWWVSHLERGEQSELDVSYYAVVEYRGQQKRIALDSMSYTDTIETNAFGGQ, from the coding sequence GTGAGCATCGTCGGCGGGACGCTCGGGAAGGTGGCGGCCGTCCTGGCGGTCGGACTGGTCGTCTCGGCGGTCGGGGTCGGCGCGGCCCTCTCGACGGGGGTCGTGAGCCTCGAGTCGCCGACGGTCGAATCGGTCGACAACGAGTGGGGCGAGGTCACGGCCGAGCGGACGGGTATCGAGACCCGCCTCGTCGTGAACAACCCCAACGGCGTCGGCGTCCCGGGCGTGGCGAAGGTGAAGTACGACGTGGCGATGAACGACGTGACGGTCGCCAAGGGCTCGAGCGGCCTCTCGCTGTCGCCCGGCCGGAACGAACTGGCGCTCCGGACCCACATCGACAACGGGAAGATACCGGCGTGGTGGGCCAGCCACATCAACAACGGCGAGGAGACGACGCTCTCGGTCCGGCCGTCGGTGTCGGCGGCGTTCCTCTCGCGGGACCTGCCCGCCTACGACCGGACGTTCGAGACAGACATGCTCTCGTCGTTCGACAGCGACGCCGCCCAGTCGGTCGAGGTGGGCGGCCGGACGCTGCTGACGGTCGCGGGCACCGACGCCTCCTGGGGGACGGCGACCGAGAACCGGACCCCGCTCCGGTTCGCCGCCACCGTCCGGAACCCCAACGGCGCGCCGGTCACGTTCTCGAAGCTCGGCTACGAGGTGTCGATGAACGACGTGACCGTCGCCGAGGGAACAGCCGAAGGCGGCGTCGAGATCCCGGCGAACGCGACCGACACCATCGACGTGAACGCGACGCTCGACAACCGGAAGCTCGACGAGTGGTGGGTCAGCCACCTCCGGAACGACGAGACGACGACGCTCGACGTGTCGGTGTACGCGGTCGACGAGACCGGCGAGGAGACCCGGCGCGTTCCGCTGTCGTTCATGAGCAAGCAGGTCGTCTTCGAGACCGACGTGCTCGGCGGCGGAAAGCCGAGCACGCGCGCGGTCGACGCCGGCGAGGGCTTCGACTTCGCGCCCCCGACCGTCGCGTCGGTCGAGCGCGACTGGTCGGCGACCGACGCGGGCACCCGGTTCTCGAACACCGTGGTCGTGGACAACCCCAACGGCGCGAACTCGACGCTGTCGGACGTCGCGCTCGACGCCGAGTACCGGGTGGCGCTCAACGACGTGACGCTGGTCGAGGACGGCACCGAGGCGACGCTCGCGCCCGGCCGGACCGAACTGGAGTTCGGCGGGAACGTCGGCGACCGGACCATCAAGCGGTGGTGGGTGAGCCACGTCGAGAACGGCGAGCGCACCGCGCTGACCACCGAGAGCCGGGCGGTCGCCGACCTGGGCTTCGCCCGACTGCCGGTCGGGCTCCCCGCGGAGAACCGGACGTTCGAGACCGACATGCTCGGCGGGTTCGCGTCGGGCGACGAGGCGGTCACGGTCCGGGGCCGGACGGTCGCCAGGCTCCACGACGTGAACGCCACCTGGGGAGACGCCACGCTGGCCCGGTCGCCGATGGTCATCGCCGGTAAGGTCACCAACGAGCGGTCCCGGCCGCTGACCGTCGTGAAGTTCGGCTACGAGATCACGGCCAACGACGTGGTGCTGGCGGACAACGAGAGCCGGGTCGGCACGACGATCCCCGGCGGGACGACCCAGGACATCGAGACCACGGGCTACCTGGACAACGACCGGATTCCCGAGTGGTGGGTCAGCCACCTCGAGCGCGGTGAACAGTCCGAACTCGACGTCTCCTACTACGCCGTCGTCGAGTACCGCGGCCAGCAGAAGCGGATCGCGCTCGACTCGATGAGCTACACCGACACCATCGAGACGAACGCCTTCGGCGGCCAGTAG
- the rdfA gene encoding rod-determining factor RdfA, which translates to MTDESESAGSHRRSKVGRVIADRELDGLGEELERYWTGECDERRSLRELADYFNERVLQSAMAEADMEVLDGEVENFYELLTDDDVTGGMRVQTERRLERGGIDPDGLTRDFVSHQAIHTYLTKYREVEREPDEPESKTEKARRTVEQLRNRVQAVTRTSVESLRNAGALSIGDFNVFVDVRITCTDCHTQYTIGELVDDGGCQCD; encoded by the coding sequence ATGACCGACGAATCGGAGTCGGCGGGCTCGCACCGGCGGAGCAAGGTCGGGCGGGTGATCGCCGACCGGGAGCTCGACGGGCTGGGCGAGGAGCTCGAGCGGTACTGGACCGGCGAGTGCGACGAGCGCCGGAGCCTCCGGGAGCTGGCCGACTACTTCAACGAGCGGGTCCTCCAGTCGGCGATGGCCGAGGCCGACATGGAGGTCCTCGACGGCGAGGTCGAGAACTTCTACGAGCTGCTGACCGACGACGACGTCACCGGCGGGATGCGCGTCCAGACCGAGCGCCGACTCGAGCGCGGGGGCATCGACCCGGACGGGCTCACGCGGGACTTCGTCTCCCACCAGGCAATCCACACCTACCTCACCAAGTACCGGGAGGTCGAGCGCGAGCCCGACGAGCCCGAGAGCAAGACCGAGAAGGCCCGCCGGACCGTCGAGCAGCTGCGCAACCGCGTCCAGGCCGTCACGCGGACGTCCGTCGAGTCGCTCCGGAACGCGGGCGCGCTGTCCATCGGCGACTTCAACGTCTTCGTCGACGTCCGGATCACGTGCACCGACTGCCACACGCAGTACACGATCGGCGAACTCGTCGACGACGGCGGCTGCCAGTGCGACTGA
- the gfo6 gene encoding D-xylose 1-dehydrogenase Gfo6, translating into MTQSLLDWNPRDWQTTTDGTLRFALVGVGWWTREFVLPAVESSDLCETTAVVSSSSEKVERVREEYDTVERGLTYEEFVDGEATDAYDAAYVCTPNATHLEYAEAAADHGKDVLCEKPMEATVERAEDLVAACDEAGVTLMVAYRMHIEPTVRRARQLVRDGVVGEPRLVHGENSQPLLEMIEDPDQWRLNPDLAGYGASVMDLGIYPLNTARFVIDADPVAVQSMMRSDHEAFDEVPDELASFTVEFDDGTFASCTSSQNAHDHTRLEIVGTEGRIELEPAFHMETGLTVETDGTTVEVDAEQVDQMEVEFDYFADRVLSGTDVYADGEHGLVDMRTIRAIHEAAETGETVEVSE; encoded by the coding sequence ATGACGCAGTCGTTGCTCGACTGGAATCCGCGGGATTGGCAGACCACCACGGACGGCACGCTCCGGTTCGCACTCGTCGGCGTGGGCTGGTGGACTCGGGAGTTCGTGCTGCCGGCCGTCGAGTCGAGCGACCTGTGCGAGACCACCGCGGTCGTGAGCAGTTCGAGCGAGAAGGTCGAGCGCGTCCGCGAGGAGTACGACACGGTCGAGCGCGGACTGACCTACGAGGAGTTCGTCGACGGCGAGGCGACCGACGCCTACGACGCTGCGTACGTCTGCACGCCGAACGCGACCCACCTCGAGTACGCCGAGGCCGCCGCCGACCACGGCAAGGACGTGCTCTGCGAGAAGCCGATGGAGGCGACGGTCGAGCGCGCCGAGGACCTGGTCGCGGCCTGCGACGAGGCCGGCGTGACGCTGATGGTCGCCTACCGGATGCACATCGAGCCGACGGTGCGGCGGGCGCGCCAACTCGTCCGGGACGGAGTCGTCGGCGAGCCCCGGCTCGTCCACGGCGAGAACTCCCAGCCGCTGCTCGAGATGATCGAGGACCCCGACCAGTGGCGGCTGAACCCCGACCTGGCCGGCTACGGCGCGTCCGTGATGGACCTGGGCATCTACCCGCTGAACACGGCCCGGTTCGTCATCGACGCCGACCCGGTGGCGGTCCAGTCGATGATGCGGTCGGACCACGAGGCGTTCGACGAGGTGCCCGACGAACTCGCGTCGTTCACCGTCGAGTTCGACGACGGAACGTTCGCCTCGTGCACGTCGAGCCAGAACGCCCACGACCACACCCGCCTCGAGATCGTCGGGACCGAGGGCCGGATCGAGCTCGAACCCGCGTTCCACATGGAGACCGGGCTGACTGTCGAGACTGACGGGACGACCGTCGAGGTCGACGCCGAGCAGGTCGACCAGATGGAGGTGGAGTTCGACTACTTCGCCGACCGCGTGCTGAGCGGGACGGACGTGTACGCCGACGGC